A region of Armatimonadota bacterium DNA encodes the following proteins:
- a CDS encoding glycosyltransferase family 2 protein, translating to MPVLSIVILSHNRLADLQANLEYLFAAGREDWEIIVVDNASTDGTPEYLAGLEHPRLTVVANQENRGVAGGRNDGFRLAKGKYILCIDDDSQPELGFLNDLPALFAAYPEAGLITPLVLHAQDGTPQNDHGMDPMWVSNFHGSCHAFRRSLLDEIGFQDELCTFGGEEIDFSVRAHKAGYQTLYHPEYVSRHNSFVRPPAEQMKRWHRWAYNYARVLGKNFPPEMAKKLADEHTKQFALKLARAGQPRGSQTIAQEGLRGLMEGLAANEQCPVETQRFYSNPDLAPEFGNKTILRKIWHKVAKPGPAPDLLAGRRKLA from the coding sequence ATGCCTGTTCTCAGCATTGTGATCTTGTCCCACAACCGCCTCGCCGACTTGCAGGCCAACCTGGAATACCTCTTTGCCGCTGGACGCGAAGATTGGGAAATCATTGTTGTGGATAACGCCTCCACCGATGGCACGCCAGAATATCTGGCGGGGCTGGAGCATCCGCGCCTGACCGTCGTTGCCAACCAGGAAAACCGGGGCGTCGCCGGCGGGAGGAACGACGGCTTCCGCCTTGCTAAGGGCAAGTACATTTTGTGCATTGATGACGACTCCCAACCGGAACTCGGCTTCTTGAACGACTTGCCCGCCCTGTTTGCCGCTTATCCCGAAGCCGGTTTGATCACACCCCTCGTGCTCCACGCCCAGGACGGCACTCCTCAAAACGACCACGGGATGGATCCGATGTGGGTCTCCAATTTCCATGGCAGTTGCCACGCCTTTCGGCGTTCGTTGCTGGATGAAATCGGCTTTCAAGATGAACTATGTACGTTTGGGGGAGAAGAAATTGACTTTTCAGTTCGAGCCCACAAAGCGGGCTATCAAACCCTTTACCATCCCGAATATGTCAGTCGCCACAACAGCTTTGTCCGGCCCCCGGCCGAGCAAATGAAGCGGTGGCACCGCTGGGCCTACAACTATGCCCGTGTGCTCGGCAAAAACTTCCCCCCCGAAATGGCCAAAAAGCTGGCCGACGAGCACACCAAGCAATTTGCGCTCAAGTTGGCGCGGGCCGGCCAACCGAGGGGATCCCAAACCATAGCCCAAGAAGGTCTACGCGGACTGATGGAAGGTCTTGCGGCAAACGAGCAATGCCCGGTCGAAACCCAGCGGTTTTACTCCAACCCCGATCTGGCCCCAGAGTTTGGAAACAAGACGATCTTGCGCAAAATCTGGCACAAAGTCGCCAAACCTGGCCCAGCTCCAGACCTGCTTGCCGGCCGGCGGAAACTAGCCTAG
- the fliM gene encoding flagellar motor switch protein FliM — MSDILSQDEIEALLGSLSGGEPSPSADPEKTRESHGGSSTVSKRTSRSAVAYEVYDFRRPDKFSKEQLRTLQMLHETFGRLAGTNLSGLLRTNVNIDLISLEQVPYEEYLRSISSSVFTIFSIPPLSGQAAIEMEFDLIFTMIDKLLGGPGRSVKRQNLTDIEEPLFHQVVSKMFVALKSAWEGVVIVNPSIEEIETSSQFVQIAPPSDIVVSILFEVRVGDTHGALSLCIPYMVLKPITAKLSAQKWFAATSNRKQTAAHRNALTGQLNNAPVNLAIRMGKSRISVKDFLMLRRDDVIRLDQKVKQDMVLTVADQDKFAGTPSLNGNSIAFHINGIINKD; from the coding sequence TTGTCGGACATCCTCTCACAAGATGAGATCGAAGCCCTTTTGGGGTCACTTTCGGGTGGCGAGCCCTCGCCATCGGCGGACCCCGAAAAAACAAGGGAGTCGCACGGTGGGTCGTCGACCGTTTCCAAACGCACGTCCAGGAGTGCGGTCGCCTATGAAGTCTATGACTTCCGCCGTCCCGACAAATTCAGCAAGGAACAGCTCCGGACCTTGCAAATGCTGCACGAGACATTTGGGCGGCTAGCCGGGACGAACCTTTCCGGCCTCCTCCGCACCAACGTCAACATCGACCTAATCTCGTTGGAACAGGTGCCCTACGAAGAGTATTTGCGGAGCATTTCCAGTTCGGTTTTCACGATCTTCTCCATCCCGCCGCTCAGCGGCCAAGCGGCAATCGAAATGGAGTTCGACCTCATCTTCACGATGATCGACAAACTCCTGGGAGGTCCTGGTCGTTCGGTCAAGCGGCAAAACCTCACGGACATCGAAGAGCCGTTGTTCCACCAAGTCGTCTCCAAGATGTTCGTCGCCCTTAAATCGGCTTGGGAAGGCGTCGTGATCGTCAACCCCAGCATCGAGGAAATCGAGACGTCCAGCCAATTCGTGCAGATCGCGCCGCCAAGCGACATCGTCGTCAGCATCTTGTTCGAAGTCCGGGTCGGCGACACCCACGGGGCCTTGAGCTTGTGCATCCCCTATATGGTCCTCAAGCCGATCACGGCCAAGCTCAGCGCCCAAAAATGGTTTGCCGCGACAAGCAACCGCAAACAAACGGCCGCCCACCGCAATGCGCTCACCGGCCAGCTGAACAACGCCCCCGTCAACTTGGCGATCAGGATGGGCAAAAGCCGAATCAGCGTCAAAGATTTCCTAATGCTCCGGCGAGACGATGTCATTAGGCTAGATCAAAAGGTCAAGCAAGACATGGTGCTCACCGTGGCCGACCAAGACAAATTCGCTGGCACGCCCAGCCTCAACGGCAACTCAATCGCTTTCCACATCAACGGGATCATCAACAAGGACTAA
- a CDS encoding helix-turn-helix domain-containing protein: protein MRLYRMNLAEDLPVVGSGAFGDNQPVLAWTQAIEHWQGLHSLSEGEFTVNGETFTVRVNDLVIIPPGSRCEARWQGDPPYVYNFFSFRVAGAGTMRLLPQLAGLGGAGDFWNIEFRKGLAESRTTKAHVNTVARAMLWSVSRPVELVRRNPIVGLAEKIIEDRLPEGLKVAAVARELGISVSQLGRHFLQEHGITPKQFIQLAQARKAEELLTTSTLSIKQVAAQCGFGDLHQLNRFARLRLGASPRAIRAGNMPKDIYRIEQYKRSLDGETR from the coding sequence GTGCGCCTTTACCGGATGAACCTTGCCGAAGACCTGCCCGTTGTCGGATCGGGGGCATTTGGCGACAACCAACCTGTCCTGGCTTGGACTCAGGCCATCGAGCATTGGCAGGGCCTGCATTCCCTTTCCGAAGGGGAGTTCACAGTCAATGGCGAGACCTTTACCGTCAGGGTCAACGACTTGGTCATCATCCCGCCAGGTTCGCGGTGCGAAGCCCGGTGGCAGGGGGACCCACCCTACGTTTACAATTTCTTTAGTTTCCGGGTCGCAGGGGCCGGAACGATGCGCCTTTTGCCGCAGCTGGCCGGACTTGGAGGTGCCGGCGACTTTTGGAACATCGAGTTCCGCAAGGGGCTGGCGGAATCCCGAACGACCAAAGCGCATGTCAACACCGTGGCCCGGGCCATGCTCTGGTCGGTGTCTCGACCGGTTGAACTCGTCCGGCGAAACCCGATTGTGGGTCTTGCCGAAAAAATCATCGAAGACCGGCTGCCGGAAGGCCTCAAGGTTGCAGCAGTTGCCAGGGAACTCGGGATATCCGTCAGCCAGTTGGGTCGTCACTTTTTGCAAGAGCACGGCATTACGCCCAAGCAGTTCATCCAATTGGCCCAAGCCAGGAAGGCAGAGGAGTTGTTGACCACTTCCACACTATCGATCAAACAAGTCGCAGCCCAATGCGGATTCGGCGACCTGCACCAATTGAACCGGTTTGCCCGGTTGCGGTTGGGTGCTTCCCCCCGTGCGATCCGGGCGGGGAACATGCCCAAAGACATCTACCGCATCGAGCAGTACAAACGGAGTCTCGACGGCGAAACCAGGTAA
- a CDS encoding PAS domain S-box protein produces MESRNLGGNRSGLKWVFVGLAVLQLALTVGLTLQIKGGMTVVAIGASITAAASIAANIWVFLTVCRRIDAESAQMQSDNDELIRQREEIEGILNRQQEQQEEIQQALDLAEIQKSMQEHASRRFQSLFEGLPIGAATFDAEGTIFESNPQMAELTGIPTHHAVLHPIAKSLRWDDGAELLEGIIGQVMHDGEMVSVERSFEFGSQLRTVNFRFFPLRNRDGNILGGIVCGLDITEQVAAQRRLEDMAALQEAVLDAAEYSIVWADENCSILGMNRAAEIILGYSEAECVGQKRLSDFHPKTEIGLRIAEIEATTGDILETGPDLFAYLAAKPGNSVTEWQYQTSGDDQIDVNLSLNEIRTEAGGIRGYLTVAKDITEEKAVAEQLKMLSMVARQSMNSVLILDSAACIIYANEAFQRLSGFEFGAVVGETPFAFRSEVDPKYQSLPELSQALRRHAEYQGENLFKRPDGEEYWSRVSITPIKSDSGICTHIVVIEDDVTEQKEAQIQIAKSEARFRDVVESAGEYVWEVNADFRFTYVSQKVEDVLGFLPEELLGHNPLDYIERSEVREVQNRLAESVLDGMPVKNLLLNSHGKYGQRVWQRFNAIPVFDEMGELAGFRGTSLDVTEQKMAEDALATANMRIKRILESINDSFYSLDPSGRYTYINASAAASMGVEAIDLIGTNIWDSMPEDFWQPVRELFDRVQETGEDENMEFMYPPTGSWLEFRTYKNLDGGISVFYQNITSRKDAERQIEDQMAALNEANVQMEIQQSMLQEANEKLLNLASTDGLTGLKNHKTFQEFLSDKMAVADTAGISIGVSLMDVDKFKLFNDGFGHLAGDEVLKRVAKTLQENVPAPHFVARYGGEEFVIVGVGLSEDGMVELAEDCRMAIEDQDWPHRQVTASFGVSMYTKDVESKAELIDRADQALYASKEAGRNRVTAWSKMKEPKAA; encoded by the coding sequence ATGGAGTCGCGGAACCTGGGCGGAAACAGGTCAGGCTTGAAATGGGTTTTTGTTGGGCTTGCGGTCCTCCAATTGGCGCTCACAGTCGGCCTGACCCTTCAAATCAAAGGCGGGATGACTGTGGTCGCCATCGGGGCGTCAATCACGGCCGCTGCCTCGATTGCCGCCAACATTTGGGTGTTTCTCACGGTCTGCCGGCGCATCGATGCCGAGTCGGCACAGATGCAGTCGGATAACGACGAGCTCATCAGGCAACGGGAAGAGATCGAAGGGATCCTCAACCGCCAGCAAGAACAGCAAGAAGAAATCCAGCAAGCCCTAGACCTGGCCGAAATCCAGAAATCGATGCAAGAACACGCATCACGACGGTTTCAAAGCCTCTTCGAGGGTCTGCCGATCGGTGCCGCAACATTTGATGCCGAAGGCACGATCTTTGAATCTAACCCGCAGATGGCGGAGCTGACCGGCATCCCCACCCACCACGCGGTTTTGCACCCCATCGCGAAATCCCTCCGCTGGGATGACGGTGCAGAACTCCTCGAAGGGATCATCGGGCAGGTAATGCACGATGGGGAAATGGTCTCCGTCGAACGCAGTTTTGAATTCGGATCGCAACTACGAACCGTCAACTTCCGGTTCTTCCCGCTGCGCAACCGGGACGGCAACATCCTGGGCGGGATCGTTTGCGGTTTGGACATCACCGAACAAGTCGCCGCACAAAGGAGGCTCGAAGACATGGCGGCCCTGCAAGAGGCGGTTTTGGATGCTGCCGAATATTCGATCGTCTGGGCGGATGAGAACTGTTCGATTTTGGGGATGAACCGGGCTGCCGAAATAATCCTCGGGTATTCCGAGGCGGAGTGCGTCGGCCAAAAACGGCTTTCTGATTTCCATCCAAAAACCGAAATCGGCCTCCGGATAGCCGAGATCGAGGCGACCACCGGCGATATTCTGGAAACCGGGCCGGATCTGTTTGCCTACTTGGCGGCCAAGCCAGGGAATTCGGTGACGGAGTGGCAATACCAAACTTCCGGAGACGACCAGATCGATGTCAACCTCAGCCTCAACGAGATCAGGACCGAGGCCGGCGGGATCCGCGGTTACCTGACGGTGGCAAAGGACATCACCGAAGAGAAAGCGGTTGCCGAACAACTCAAGATGCTCAGCATGGTCGCCCGGCAGAGCATGAACAGCGTTTTGATTTTGGATTCGGCGGCGTGCATCATCTATGCCAACGAGGCATTCCAACGGTTGAGCGGATTCGAGTTCGGCGCAGTCGTCGGAGAAACCCCGTTTGCGTTCCGTTCGGAGGTCGACCCCAAGTACCAGAGCCTGCCCGAGCTCAGCCAAGCCCTACGGCGCCACGCGGAATACCAGGGTGAAAACTTATTCAAACGACCGGATGGGGAGGAGTATTGGAGCCGGGTCTCCATCACACCGATCAAAAGCGACTCTGGGATCTGCACCCATATCGTGGTGATCGAAGATGATGTCACCGAACAAAAGGAAGCGCAAATCCAGATCGCCAAGAGCGAGGCGCGGTTCCGCGACGTCGTCGAATCAGCCGGTGAATACGTTTGGGAAGTCAATGCCGATTTTCGGTTCACCTACGTTAGCCAAAAGGTGGAAGACGTGCTCGGCTTTTTGCCAGAAGAACTTTTGGGGCACAATCCGCTCGACTACATCGAACGGTCAGAAGTCCGGGAAGTCCAAAACCGTTTGGCCGAATCGGTTTTGGACGGCATGCCGGTGAAGAACTTGTTGCTCAATTCCCACGGCAAATATGGCCAACGGGTCTGGCAACGGTTCAACGCCATCCCCGTGTTCGACGAAATGGGCGAGTTGGCCGGATTCCGGGGGACAAGCCTTGATGTCACGGAACAGAAAATGGCCGAAGATGCCTTGGCAACCGCCAACATGCGCATCAAACGCATTTTGGAGAGCATCAACGACAGTTTCTACTCCCTGGACCCCTCTGGTCGGTACACCTATATCAATGCCTCTGCCGCCGCCAGCATGGGGGTTGAGGCCATCGACCTCATCGGCACGAACATTTGGGATTCGATGCCCGAGGATTTTTGGCAACCGGTTCGGGAACTATTCGACCGAGTGCAAGAAACCGGCGAAGACGAGAACATGGAATTCATGTACCCGCCAACCGGTTCCTGGCTGGAATTCCGCACATATAAAAACCTTGACGGCGGCATCAGCGTGTTCTACCAAAACATCACCAGTCGCAAAGATGCCGAACGCCAGATCGAGGACCAGATGGCGGCGCTCAACGAAGCCAACGTCCAGATGGAAATCCAACAGTCGATGTTGCAAGAAGCGAACGAAAAGCTCTTGAACCTGGCTTCTACTGACGGTTTGACCGGGCTGAAGAACCACAAAACGTTCCAGGAGTTCCTCTCGGACAAAATGGCCGTCGCCGACACCGCGGGAATTTCGATCGGCGTCAGCCTGATGGATGTCGACAAATTTAAGCTGTTCAACGACGGGTTTGGCCACCTGGCAGGGGACGAGGTTTTGAAACGGGTGGCCAAAACTCTACAAGAAAACGTCCCAGCTCCGCACTTTGTCGCCCGCTATGGGGGCGAGGAGTTCGTGATCGTCGGCGTGGGGCTCTCCGAAGACGGGATGGTGGAACTGGCAGAAGACTGCCGGATGGCCATTGAAGACCAAGATTGGCCGCACCGCCAAGTCACGGCTAGCTTTGGCGTTTCAATGTACACGAAAGACGTGGAGAGCAAGGCGGAACTCATCGACCGGGCCGACCAGGCCCTCTATGCCAGCAAAGAGGCCGGGCGCAACCGGGTGACCGCTTGGTCCAAGATGAAGGAACCGAAAGCCGCCTGA
- a CDS encoding methylcrotonoyl-CoA carboxylase, with amino-acid sequence MEVLESKINLGDDAHRANRAAMDAVMAEYRANLRGALAGGGPAAVEKHKSRGKLLARERIDALIDPNSPFLEFSTFAAHNMYEGSAPAAGIVTGIGRIHGRECVVVANDATVKGGTYFPITVKKHLRAQEIALENNLPCVYLVDSGGAFLPLQAEVFPDKEHFGRIFYNQANLSSRGIPQIAAVMGSCTAGGAYVPAMSDETVMVRNQATIFLGGPPLVKAATGEEVTAEDLGGADVHTRLSGVADHLAEDDGHALEIVRNIIEGLGPAPRKSLAEPNDPEEPLYPADEIYSLVPADSKTPMDMRGILARIIDGSRFQEFKARYGTTLICGFARLHGHLVGILANDGILFSESALKGAHFIELCCQRQIPLVFLQNITGFMVGRKYENEGIAKNGAKLVTAVSTANVPKFTVIVGGSYGAGNYGMCGRAYGPRQLWMWPNAGISVMGGEQAANVLLTVKAEQLAAQGQTMSPQEQAEFKAPTLAKYAEESNAYYASARLWDDGVIDPVDTRRVLALGIEAARNAPVPEPAFSLFRM; translated from the coding sequence ATGGAAGTCCTCGAATCGAAGATCAACCTGGGCGACGATGCCCACCGTGCCAACCGGGCTGCCATGGATGCGGTCATGGCTGAATACCGGGCAAACCTCCGGGGTGCGCTTGCCGGAGGCGGGCCGGCGGCGGTGGAAAAGCACAAGTCCCGCGGCAAACTGCTTGCCCGGGAACGAATCGACGCCTTGATCGACCCTAACTCGCCATTCCTGGAATTCTCCACCTTCGCCGCACATAACATGTACGAAGGGTCGGCACCGGCGGCCGGGATTGTGACCGGCATCGGCCGGATCCATGGCCGGGAATGCGTTGTCGTCGCCAACGACGCCACCGTCAAAGGGGGCACCTATTTCCCGATCACGGTCAAAAAGCACCTGCGCGCCCAAGAAATCGCTTTGGAAAACAACCTCCCCTGCGTCTATCTCGTTGATAGCGGCGGGGCGTTTCTCCCCCTCCAAGCCGAAGTGTTTCCCGATAAAGAGCACTTTGGCCGCATATTCTATAACCAAGCCAATTTGTCCTCCCGGGGCATCCCCCAAATTGCCGCCGTCATGGGATCGTGCACGGCTGGGGGCGCTTATGTCCCTGCCATGTCCGATGAAACCGTGATGGTTAGGAACCAAGCCACGATTTTTTTGGGGGGTCCCCCGCTAGTCAAAGCCGCAACCGGTGAAGAGGTCACGGCAGAAGACCTTGGCGGGGCCGACGTCCATACCCGCCTATCCGGCGTGGCTGACCACCTTGCCGAAGATGACGGGCATGCGCTGGAAATCGTCCGCAACATCATCGAGGGTCTTGGCCCCGCCCCGCGGAAATCTTTGGCCGAACCCAATGATCCGGAGGAACCGCTCTACCCGGCCGATGAGATCTATTCCCTGGTTCCGGCCGATAGCAAAACCCCGATGGATATGCGGGGGATTTTGGCGCGAATCATCGACGGCAGCCGCTTTCAGGAGTTCAAAGCCCGTTACGGCACAACGTTGATTTGCGGATTTGCCCGGCTCCACGGCCATCTCGTCGGAATTCTGGCCAACGACGGGATCCTGTTTTCGGAATCCGCCCTCAAGGGGGCGCACTTCATCGAGCTGTGCTGTCAACGGCAGATCCCGCTGGTCTTCCTGCAAAACATCACCGGGTTCATGGTCGGCCGAAAATATGAAAACGAGGGGATCGCCAAAAATGGGGCCAAGTTGGTGACGGCCGTCAGCACGGCGAACGTGCCCAAGTTCACCGTCATCGTCGGCGGGTCTTATGGAGCGGGCAACTATGGGATGTGTGGGCGGGCCTATGGCCCCCGGCAACTGTGGATGTGGCCAAATGCCGGAATCAGCGTGATGGGCGGCGAACAGGCCGCCAACGTCCTTTTGACCGTGAAGGCAGAACAATTGGCTGCGCAAGGTCAAACAATGTCACCTCAAGAGCAAGCCGAATTCAAAGCCCCGACGCTTGCAAAGTACGCCGAAGAATCCAACGCCTACTACGCCTCCGCAAGGCTCTGGGATGACGGGGTCATCGACCCCGTCGATACCCGCCGGGTGCTGGCGCTGGGGATCGAAGCAGCGCGCAACGCCCCGGTTCCAGAGCCGGCATTCAGCCTATTCCGGATGTGA
- the hemW gene encoding radical SAM family heme chaperone HemW translates to MNDPVAIYVHTPFCPSKCGYCDFNSYALSGDIMARTSAATIQEIQQSPHRGRPAKTVFFGGGTPTYLPTGQLTAILEAIVDAHPPIEGCEITSEANPGTIDFPKFKAMREAGFNRLSLGAQSFQTHDLIQLGRIHAPDHVAQAVAKARAAGFDNLNLDLMFALPGQSLRAWRQNLETALALRPEHLSLYCLTIEPNTRFYRHHLRGLLDLPGEELQIAMYDVAIEACEGSGLYQYEISNFAKTGRQCRHNLEYWHAREYLAYGPGAVGCHAVDKGKFRYTNMKHPERYCEAIEQGLPLHCDTETLSPEDEDFERIMLGLRLNAGLPSQNLALDSKGLQTAAARGWIDRNGDKIILTGKGRHFCSEVAVLLSPG, encoded by the coding sequence ATGAACGATCCCGTTGCCATCTATGTGCACACGCCGTTCTGCCCCAGCAAGTGCGGCTATTGCGATTTCAACAGCTATGCCCTCTCTGGCGACATCATGGCGCGCACATCCGCAGCGACCATCCAGGAAATCCAGCAAAGCCCTCACCGGGGGCGTCCGGCGAAAACGGTATTTTTTGGCGGCGGAACACCAACATATCTGCCAACCGGTCAACTCACCGCCATTCTTGAAGCCATTGTGGATGCCCACCCTCCCATCGAGGGATGTGAGATCACCAGCGAGGCGAATCCAGGGACGATCGATTTCCCCAAGTTCAAAGCAATGCGGGAGGCCGGGTTTAACCGCCTTTCCCTGGGGGCCCAATCGTTCCAAACCCACGACTTGATTCAACTCGGCCGGATCCACGCGCCAGACCATGTCGCCCAGGCCGTGGCGAAGGCAAGGGCCGCCGGGTTCGACAACCTCAACTTAGATCTGATGTTCGCCCTGCCCGGTCAATCATTGCGGGCGTGGCGGCAAAATCTGGAAACCGCGCTGGCCCTCCGCCCGGAGCACCTGAGCCTCTACTGCCTGACCATCGAACCTAACACGCGCTTCTATCGGCACCACTTGCGCGGTCTGCTTGACTTGCCTGGCGAAGAACTCCAGATTGCCATGTACGATGTGGCGATCGAAGCCTGCGAAGGCTCCGGTTTGTACCAATATGAAATCTCAAACTTTGCAAAAACCGGAAGGCAGTGCCGCCACAACCTGGAATATTGGCACGCTCGGGAATACCTCGCCTATGGCCCTGGGGCAGTCGGTTGCCATGCCGTAGATAAGGGCAAGTTCCGGTATACAAACATGAAGCATCCAGAGCGGTATTGCGAGGCCATTGAACAAGGGCTCCCTCTCCACTGCGATACCGAAACGCTTTCCCCGGAAGACGAAGATTTTGAGCGGATTATGCTGGGGCTTCGGCTCAACGCCGGGCTGCCCTCCCAAAACCTGGCCCTAGACTCAAAAGGCCTCCAAACCGCCGCCGCACGGGGGTGGATCGACCGCAACGGCGACAAAATCATCCTCACTGGCAAAGGCCGCCACTTCTGTTCAGAAGTGGCGGTGCTGCTCAGCCCCGGCTAG
- a CDS encoding M42 family metallopeptidase: MNLELLKELTEAHGVPGQEDAIRKIVHRELKGLCDISSDAMGNLICLKRGSGSGKKLMLAAHMDEIGFVVKFIDDKGFLRIHPLGGWDPRMMAAQRVIVHTQSGPRHGLMMLGTKPKHLLSPAEADKAPKHDDYFIDTGLDADSAKAQIRIGDMVTMNRDFQTMGDLCTCKSMDDRAAVFVMIEAVKAARDHDVDVYAVATTQEEIGLRGATAAGSGINPDYCVAIDVTLANDFPGIPAEYCVTKLGEGTAIKVMDSSLICHPKMVAHFRELAETHGIPHQIELLPAGGTDAGGVQRQNGGIPSFTLSIPTRYIHTVNETVHKADVQASIDLLARYIEDCGKKDYAFDLG, encoded by the coding sequence ATGAACCTCGAACTCCTCAAAGAACTCACCGAAGCCCATGGCGTGCCCGGACAGGAAGATGCGATCCGCAAAATCGTCCACCGAGAGCTGAAGGGGCTCTGCGATATTTCATCCGATGCCATGGGCAACCTGATCTGCCTAAAGCGGGGCAGCGGATCCGGCAAAAAGCTGATGCTGGCGGCCCACATGGATGAAATCGGGTTTGTCGTCAAGTTCATTGACGACAAGGGGTTCTTGCGCATCCACCCGCTGGGGGGTTGGGATCCGCGGATGATGGCAGCCCAACGCGTGATCGTCCACACCCAAAGCGGACCGCGACACGGGCTGATGATGCTGGGCACAAAGCCCAAGCACTTGCTTTCCCCTGCCGAAGCCGACAAAGCGCCCAAACACGACGACTATTTCATCGACACCGGCTTGGACGCCGACTCGGCCAAGGCGCAGATCAGGATCGGCGACATGGTCACGATGAACCGGGACTTCCAAACCATGGGAGACCTTTGCACGTGCAAGAGCATGGACGACCGCGCCGCCGTCTTTGTGATGATCGAAGCCGTCAAAGCCGCGCGGGATCACGACGTGGACGTCTATGCCGTCGCGACGACCCAAGAGGAGATTGGTTTGAGGGGGGCGACCGCGGCCGGCAGTGGGATCAACCCGGACTACTGCGTGGCGATCGACGTGACGTTGGCCAACGACTTCCCAGGGATCCCGGCCGAGTATTGCGTGACGAAACTCGGCGAGGGCACGGCCATTAAAGTTATGGATTCATCGTTGATCTGCCACCCCAAAATGGTGGCCCACTTCCGGGAGCTTGCCGAGACCCACGGAATCCCCCACCAAATCGAGTTGCTCCCCGCCGGCGGGACGGATGCGGGTGGAGTGCAACGGCAAAACGGCGGGATCCCGAGCTTCACGCTCTCAATCCCGACCCGCTACATCCACACGGTCAACGAAACGGTTCACAAGGCCGACGTGCAGGCGTCCATCGATCTGCTCGCCCGGTACATCGAAGATTGCGGGAAGAAGGATTACGCCTTTGATCTAGGCTAG
- the trxB gene encoding thioredoxin-disulfide reductase has translation MTHKVAIIGTGPAGYTAALYAARADLRPIVFAGPEPGGQLMITTDVENYPGFPDGVMGPDMMDLFRKQAERFGAEVIQKTVEKVDLSQRPFRIWADGAEYMAESVIISTGASAKWLGLEGEVTFGGYGVSACATCDGFFFRGKNVIVVGGGDTAMEEANYLTKHAEKVYLVHRRDVFRASKVMQQRVVENPKVELVTNAEITEILGDLEPRKKVTGVVLRDTVTGETRSMPIDGVFIAIGHKPNSDLFTEFLDHDEVGYLHREPNSTKTKIPGVFVCGDVADSVYRQAVTAAGTGCMAAIDAERFLEGTGH, from the coding sequence ATGACTCACAAAGTCGCCATCATCGGAACCGGCCCGGCCGGATACACGGCCGCACTTTATGCAGCCCGCGCAGATCTCCGGCCCATCGTCTTTGCCGGGCCCGAACCGGGTGGCCAACTGATGATTACGACTGATGTGGAGAACTATCCGGGCTTCCCCGATGGCGTCATGGGCCCCGATATGATGGACCTCTTCCGCAAACAGGCCGAGCGTTTCGGGGCGGAGGTCATCCAAAAGACAGTCGAGAAGGTGGATCTCTCCCAGCGCCCGTTCCGGATCTGGGCGGACGGCGCGGAATACATGGCGGAGTCGGTGATTATTTCAACCGGGGCATCGGCCAAATGGCTGGGGCTCGAGGGTGAAGTGACGTTTGGCGGTTACGGCGTATCGGCTTGCGCCACATGCGACGGGTTCTTCTTCAGAGGCAAAAACGTCATCGTCGTCGGAGGCGGGGACACGGCGATGGAAGAGGCCAACTACTTAACCAAGCACGCAGAAAAAGTCTACCTCGTCCACCGGAGGGATGTCTTCCGCGCCAGTAAAGTCATGCAGCAACGCGTGGTAGAAAACCCGAAGGTCGAATTGGTGACCAATGCGGAAATCACCGAAATCTTGGGCGACCTGGAGCCCCGCAAAAAGGTGACGGGTGTCGTCTTACGCGACACGGTGACCGGCGAAACCAGATCCATGCCCATCGATGGCGTGTTTATCGCCATCGGCCACAAACCAAACAGCGATCTCTTCACCGAATTCCTTGACCACGATGAGGTCGGCTACCTCCACCGGGAGCCGAACTCAACCAAAACGAAAATCCCCGGCGTGTTCGTGTGCGGGGATGTTGCCGACAGCGTCTACCGGCAGGCCGTGACCGCCGCCGGAACCGGCTGCATGGCGGCCATCGACGCCGAACGGTTCTTGGAAGGCACCGGGCATTAA